The following are encoded together in the Lathyrus oleraceus cultivar Zhongwan6 chromosome 3, CAAS_Psat_ZW6_1.0, whole genome shotgun sequence genome:
- the LOC127130667 gene encoding uncharacterized protein LOC127130667: MEKLIDVAAISVFWAVKVKNEDPVPALLADVYHTLHLRFEKEGGLMLCCIPLLYQWLVSHMFKEVDTIESMDGYEWSQKLVGLTENTIIWYPHGLNVGDTITSCGEFPNIPLIGSKGCINYNPVLAVRQLGYPITYKPDDQLLEGFVFHDMEDPVMLRRVIRAWEKVRFRGQDKGKGVIGDREPYHQWVTRRSQEIKLPFILDPPTQPPPPEPIPVSMEEVEALRATIARLGRENEELQTNVQHV, encoded by the coding sequence ATGGAGAAGTTAATTGATGTAGCAGCTATTAGCGTGTTTTGGGCCGTCAAGGTTAAGAATGAAGATCCAGTACCCGCACTACTAGCAGATGTTTATCACACCTTGCACTTACGCTTTGAGAAAGAGGGGGGACTGATGTTATGTTGCATACCACTCCTTTACCAATGGCTTGTCTCTCATATGTTCAAAGAGGTTGATACAATTGAAAGTATGGATGGATATGAGTGGTCTCAAAAGCTAGTAGGACTCACTGAAAATACCATTATTTGGTATCCCCATGGCTTGAATGTGGGAGATACAATTACTAGTTGTGGAGAATTTCCGAATATACCATTAATAGGGTCAAAAGGATGcattaactacaatcctgttttaGCAGTAAGGCAGTTGGGTTATCCTATCACATACAAACCAGATGACCAGTTGTTAGAAGGTTTTGTATTCCACGATATGGAGGATCCTGTTATGCTGAGAAGGGTTATCCGAGCCTGGGAGAAAGTTCGCTTCAGAGGACAAGACAAAGGAAAGGGTGTCATAGGGGATAGAGAACCCTATCATCAATGGGTCACCAGAAGAAGTCAAGAGATCAAGCTGCCATTCATCCTCGATCCTCCAACTCAACCTCCACCACCAGAACCCATCCCTGTCTCCATGGAAGAAGTGGAAGCGTTGAGAGCTACTATAGCAAGACTTGGACGAGAAAATGAAGAGCTACAGACCAACGTCCAGCATGTTTGA